Proteins encoded by one window of Micromonospora coxensis:
- a CDS encoding DUF2786 domain-containing protein, with the protein MSEAMLSKVRKLLAKAEDPACTPAESAAFTAKATELIARYGVDRALLAVRDPTTDPVGDRVVDVVAPYARDKAGLLAAVADPLRCRCVRRRQGDGFAVHLFGFASDLERVDLLFTSLLVQAAHGLAGTPVPAGEHPAAFRRSWLAGFARVVSQRLRAAEAGAAAEQGGRSVALVLADRSDRVARRVDEVYPRLRTAPPRRLVGGGFGSGAEAGRRADLGGRDVVDGTAGSRPITR; encoded by the coding sequence ATGTCCGAGGCGATGCTCAGCAAGGTGCGCAAGCTGCTGGCCAAGGCCGAGGACCCGGCCTGCACGCCCGCCGAGTCCGCCGCCTTCACCGCCAAGGCCACCGAGCTGATCGCGCGGTACGGCGTCGACCGGGCGCTGCTGGCCGTCCGCGACCCGACCACCGACCCGGTCGGCGACCGGGTGGTCGACGTCGTCGCCCCGTACGCCCGCGACAAGGCGGGACTGCTCGCCGCGGTGGCCGACCCGCTGCGCTGCCGCTGCGTGCGCCGGCGGCAGGGCGACGGCTTCGCCGTGCACCTGTTCGGCTTCGCCAGCGACCTGGAGCGGGTCGACCTGCTCTTCACCTCGCTGCTGGTGCAGGCCGCGCACGGGTTGGCCGGCACCCCCGTGCCGGCCGGTGAGCACCCGGCCGCCTTCCGCCGGTCCTGGCTGGCCGGCTTCGCCCGGGTGGTCTCCCAGCGGCTGCGCGCGGCCGAGGCGGGCGCGGCGGCCGAGCAGGGCGGCCGGTCCGTCGCGCTGGTCCTCGCGGACCGCTCCGACCGGGTGGCCCGACGGGTCGACGAGGTCTACCCGAGGCTGAGGACGGCACCCCCGCGCCGGCTCGTCGGTGGCGGCTTCGGCTCCGGGGCCGAGGCGGGCCGCCGGGCCGACCTCGGCGGACGCGACGTGGTCGACGGGACGGCGGGCAGCCGCCCCATCACCCGCTGA
- a CDS encoding SRPBCC family protein, producing the protein MGQEMAEVHQDVERYALRSTLLAPVTADLAFAVFTGALTEWWVREYTWSGPAALAELGMEPRAGGMLYEIGPYGFRSDWGRVLTWDPPKRLVFTWQIGPDRVPVPDPARASEVEVLFLPDASGDTRVEVEHRHFDRHGEAAEGYRQALTAGWHELLSRFLATVTRHAADG; encoded by the coding sequence ATGGGACAGGAGATGGCGGAGGTCCATCAGGACGTCGAGCGGTACGCGCTCCGCAGCACCCTCCTCGCCCCAGTCACCGCCGACCTGGCGTTCGCGGTGTTCACCGGGGCGCTGACCGAGTGGTGGGTACGCGAGTACACGTGGTCCGGCCCGGCGGCGCTGGCCGAACTGGGCATGGAGCCACGGGCGGGCGGGATGCTCTACGAGATCGGCCCGTACGGCTTCCGCAGCGACTGGGGCCGGGTGCTCACCTGGGACCCGCCGAAGCGGCTGGTCTTCACCTGGCAGATCGGCCCGGACCGGGTGCCGGTGCCGGATCCGGCGCGGGCCAGCGAGGTCGAGGTGCTCTTCCTGCCCGACGCCTCCGGCGACACCCGGGTCGAGGTGGAGCACCGGCACTTCGACCGGCACGGCGAGGCTGCCGAAGGCTACCGGCAGGCGCTCACCGCCGGCTGGCACGAGCTGCTCAGCCGCTTCCTGGCCACGGTCACCCGCCACGCCGCCGACGGCTGA
- a CDS encoding polysaccharide deacetylase family protein, translated as MRPRPVLAVALALVLLLVGCGEQQRNSRQVSAPAPAVSTDPSAAGTPSPAARPTTRPKPRLRPTPKTLPAGLRRATGVRAVALTFDDGPDPTWTPKVLDQLRAARVKATFCVVGTQVRKHPQLVARIVREGHQLCNHSWRHDFDLGRRPVAEIRADLTRTNQAIRAAVPGAKVPFFRQPGGRWTPEVVTVARQLGMRSLHWSVDPQDWAKPTAPVLTKRIQAGVRPGAIVLMHDGGGDRSRTLAACGHLIADLKRRFGIAPPR; from the coding sequence ATGCGTCCACGCCCCGTCCTGGCGGTCGCCCTGGCCCTGGTCCTGCTCCTCGTCGGATGTGGCGAGCAGCAGCGGAACAGCCGGCAGGTCTCGGCGCCCGCCCCGGCGGTCTCGACGGACCCGTCCGCCGCCGGAACCCCGTCGCCCGCGGCGCGACCCACCACCAGGCCGAAACCCCGGTTGCGGCCGACGCCCAAGACGCTCCCCGCCGGCCTGCGGCGCGCCACCGGCGTACGGGCGGTGGCGCTGACCTTCGACGACGGCCCGGACCCGACCTGGACGCCGAAGGTCCTCGACCAGCTGAGGGCGGCCCGGGTGAAGGCGACGTTCTGCGTGGTCGGCACCCAGGTCCGCAAGCACCCGCAGCTGGTGGCGCGGATCGTCCGGGAGGGCCACCAGCTCTGCAACCACAGTTGGCGGCACGACTTCGACCTCGGCCGCCGGCCGGTGGCCGAGATCCGGGCCGACCTGACCCGCACCAACCAGGCGATCCGGGCGGCCGTCCCGGGCGCCAAGGTGCCCTTCTTCCGGCAGCCCGGCGGCCGGTGGACGCCGGAGGTGGTGACGGTGGCCCGTCAGCTCGGCATGCGCTCGCTGCACTGGAGCGTGGACCCGCAGGACTGGGCCAAGCCCACCGCCCCGGTGCTGACCAAGCGGATCCAGGCCGGCGTACGCCCCGGCGCGATCGTCCTGATGCACGACGGTGGGGGCGACCGGAGCCGCACCCTGGCCGCCTGCGGACACCTGATCGCCGACCTGAAACGGCGCTTCGGCATCGCTCCACCCCGCTGA
- a CDS encoding MerR family transcriptional regulator, whose amino-acid sequence MADEALSAGAVARRLGVAVTTLRTWHQRYGLGPSHHVPGHHRRYTPADLARLEIMRKLTAEGVAPAEAARWAKQGPAVSPGAELRMRGVRDGGGQTIPVGRAGPVARGMARAAMRLDSVAISETIAHSLARDGVIATWEGLLRPVLAGIGERHAATAGLIEVEHLVSRCVSEAFAAVARAGTATGPPRILLSCADEEQHSLPLEALAAALAEAGVAYRMLGARVPVAALTEAVNRTGPAAVVIWSHTRATADPGQLSALLGVPRRPLLVLAAGPGWRADTLPAGVVRPVDLAEAVSLALAVRDSLDQSTGD is encoded by the coding sequence GTGGCCGATGAGGCGCTGAGCGCGGGGGCCGTCGCACGCCGGTTGGGCGTGGCGGTCACCACGCTGCGTACCTGGCACCAGCGCTACGGCCTCGGTCCCAGTCACCACGTCCCGGGTCACCACCGGCGCTACACGCCGGCCGACCTGGCGCGCCTGGAGATCATGCGCAAGCTCACCGCCGAGGGGGTGGCCCCGGCCGAGGCGGCCCGCTGGGCGAAGCAGGGCCCGGCCGTCAGCCCCGGCGCCGAACTGCGGATGAGGGGCGTCCGGGACGGCGGCGGGCAGACCATCCCGGTCGGCCGGGCCGGGCCGGTCGCCCGGGGCATGGCCCGGGCCGCCATGCGGCTGGACTCGGTGGCGATCAGCGAGACGATCGCGCACTCGCTGGCCCGCGACGGTGTGATCGCCACCTGGGAGGGGCTGCTCCGCCCGGTGCTGGCCGGCATCGGCGAGCGGCACGCCGCCACCGCCGGGCTGATCGAGGTGGAGCATCTGGTCTCCCGCTGCGTCTCGGAGGCGTTCGCCGCCGTCGCCCGCGCCGGCACGGCCACCGGCCCACCCCGGATCCTGCTCTCCTGCGCCGACGAGGAGCAGCACAGCCTTCCGCTGGAGGCGCTGGCCGCCGCGCTGGCCGAGGCCGGGGTCGCGTACCGGATGCTCGGGGCGAGGGTGCCGGTGGCGGCGTTGACCGAGGCGGTGAACCGGACCGGACCGGCGGCCGTGGTGATCTGGTCGCACACCCGGGCGACCGCCGACCCGGGGCAGCTCAGCGCCCTGCTCGGGGTGCCCCGCCGGCCGCTGCTGGTGCTGGCGGCCGGGCCGGGCTGGCGGGCCGACACGCTGCCCGCCGGGGTGGTCCGCCCGGTCGACCTGGCCGAGGCGGTCTCGCTGGCGCTGGCCGTCCGGGACTCGCTGGACCAGTCGACGGGGGACTGA
- the idi gene encoding isopentenyl-diphosphate Delta-isomerase, whose protein sequence is MKSREGHLVELVDDTGHVLGEATVAAAHQAPGRLHRAFSVLLVDPQGRVLLQRRAAVKTRFPQRWANSCCGHPGPRQSLAEAANRRLGEELGAEPVSLTEVGVYLYYAEDPVTGRVEFEYDHVLRADVPADVTLRPDPDEVDELRWVDPVRLMTEIEADPRAYAPWLGGVVSRLLHSGDPAGLTIPSGVPADDAPERSGGR, encoded by the coding sequence GTGAAGTCCCGGGAAGGGCACCTGGTCGAGCTGGTCGACGACACCGGCCACGTGCTCGGCGAGGCCACGGTCGCCGCCGCGCACCAGGCGCCGGGACGGCTGCACCGCGCCTTCTCGGTGCTGCTGGTCGACCCGCAGGGACGGGTGCTGCTCCAGCGACGGGCCGCGGTGAAGACCCGGTTCCCGCAACGCTGGGCCAACTCGTGCTGCGGCCACCCCGGCCCCCGCCAGTCGCTGGCCGAGGCCGCCAACCGGCGGCTGGGCGAGGAGCTGGGCGCCGAGCCGGTGTCGCTGACCGAGGTGGGGGTCTACCTCTACTACGCCGAGGACCCGGTCACCGGCCGGGTCGAGTTCGAGTACGACCACGTGCTGCGCGCCGACGTACCGGCCGACGTCACCCTGCGGCCGGACCCGGACGAGGTCGACGAGCTGCGCTGGGTCGACCCGGTCCGGTTGATGACCGAGATCGAGGCCGACCCCCGCGCGTACGCGCCCTGGCTCGGCGGGGTGGTGAGCCGGCTGCTGCACTCCGGCGACCCGGCCGGCCTGACGATCCCCTCCGGCGTACCGGCGGACGACGCTCCGGAGCGGTCGGGTGGCCGATGA
- the crtI gene encoding phytoene desaturase family protein, translated as MRTVNGRTDRVVVVGAGLGGLACALHLAGSGRQVTVVEREPVPGGRAGRLSVDGYEFDTGPTVLTMPDLIAEALGAVGEELDDWLDLTPLDPAYRAYYPDGSTLDVITDTTRMAAEIAKVCGPREADGYLRFVDYARNLWHWERADFIDRNLDAPTDLLTANLVKLLTHGAFRRLQTKINQFFRDPRTQRIFSFQAMYAGLAPHDALAIYSVIAYLDSVAGVYFPRGGIHAVSRGMAGAAEKHGVQFRYGTTVTRVETAHGRATGVVTADGELIPADVVVLNPDLPVAYRDLLPEGRQRKLTYSPSCVVLHVGSTQGYGKIAHHNIHFGRSWKGTFDEVIRRGELMSDPSLLVTNPSRTDPSVAPAGRHTYYVLAPVPNLERAPFDWRGDLGRRYADQLVGTLEERGYVGFGDGIEVLRTITPAEWEEQGMAAGTPFAAAHSLFQTGPFRPSNLHRSLSNVVFTGSGTQPGVGVPMVLISGKLAANRVTGAGR; from the coding sequence GTGCGGACCGTGAACGGACGTACGGACCGGGTGGTGGTCGTCGGCGCGGGCCTCGGTGGGCTGGCGTGCGCGCTGCACCTGGCCGGCAGCGGCCGGCAGGTGACCGTGGTGGAGCGCGAGCCGGTGCCCGGCGGCCGGGCCGGGCGGCTGAGCGTCGACGGGTACGAGTTCGACACCGGACCCACCGTGCTCACCATGCCGGACCTGATCGCCGAGGCGCTGGGCGCGGTCGGCGAGGAGCTGGACGACTGGCTCGACCTGACCCCGCTCGACCCGGCGTACCGGGCCTACTACCCGGACGGCTCGACGCTGGACGTCATCACCGACACCACCCGGATGGCGGCCGAGATCGCGAAGGTCTGCGGCCCCCGCGAGGCCGACGGCTACCTGCGCTTCGTCGACTACGCGCGCAACCTCTGGCACTGGGAGCGGGCCGACTTCATCGACCGGAACCTGGACGCGCCGACCGACCTGCTCACCGCCAACCTGGTGAAGCTGCTGACCCACGGCGCGTTCCGGCGACTCCAGACGAAGATCAACCAGTTCTTCCGCGACCCCCGCACCCAGCGCATCTTCTCCTTCCAGGCGATGTACGCCGGCCTCGCGCCGCACGACGCGCTGGCCATCTACAGCGTCATCGCGTACCTCGACTCGGTGGCCGGGGTCTACTTCCCGCGCGGCGGCATCCACGCGGTCTCCCGCGGCATGGCCGGCGCCGCCGAGAAGCACGGCGTGCAGTTCCGGTACGGCACCACGGTGACCCGGGTGGAGACCGCCCACGGCCGGGCCACCGGCGTGGTGACCGCCGACGGCGAGCTGATCCCGGCCGACGTCGTCGTGCTCAACCCGGACCTGCCCGTCGCCTACCGCGACCTGCTGCCCGAGGGCCGGCAGCGCAAGCTCACCTACTCGCCGTCCTGCGTGGTCCTGCACGTCGGGTCGACCCAGGGGTATGGCAAGATCGCCCACCACAACATCCACTTCGGACGGTCCTGGAAGGGCACCTTCGACGAGGTGATCCGGCGCGGCGAGCTGATGAGCGACCCGTCGCTGCTGGTCACCAACCCGAGCCGGACCGACCCCTCGGTCGCCCCGGCCGGGCGACACACCTACTACGTGCTCGCCCCGGTGCCCAACCTGGAGCGGGCGCCGTTCGACTGGCGGGGCGACCTCGGCCGCCGCTACGCCGACCAGCTGGTCGGGACACTTGAGGAGCGCGGGTACGTGGGGTTCGGCGACGGCATCGAGGTGCTGCGTACGATCACCCCCGCCGAGTGGGAGGAGCAGGGCATGGCCGCCGGTACGCCGTTCGCCGCCGCGCACAGCCTCTTCCAGACCGGCCCGTTCCGCCCGTCGAACCTGCACCGGAGTCTGTCCAACGTGGTGTTCACCGGCTCCGGCACCCAGCCGGGGGTCGGCGTGCCGATGGTGCTCATCTCCGGCAAGCTCGCCGCCAACCGGGTCACGGGGGCCGGCCGGTGA
- a CDS encoding polyprenyl synthetase family protein — MANDAVAGNALRVAPAQPGATDDPVRGVLAAFTKDLIKGVDETLAAFLAAEVDSLTEIDAAMGGFAATARDCVLAGGKRVRPTFAYWGWRGVVGGGEPLPTVLPAFAALELLHTFALVHDDVMDASDTRRGLPTAHRAAAARHRAAGHSGDPDRFGEAVAVLIGDLCMVWADRLLSHATLPAARLFEVRRCYDRMRIETVAGQYLDVLGENDAANWSVDRALRVARYKTASYTVQRPLLFGACLAGVEADAPLIAAYTRYGLAVGEAFQLCDDLLGVYGDPATTGKPAGDDLRTGKPTALLMLARQLASPGQRRALDRAGTATGAREVARLAEVVADTGAVTRVERMISDRVAEALTALDTASIDETARTALTGLATAATKRRA; from the coding sequence ATGGCCAACGACGCAGTTGCGGGTAACGCGCTCCGCGTCGCGCCGGCACAGCCGGGAGCGACGGACGATCCGGTCCGCGGCGTACTGGCCGCGTTCACCAAGGACCTGATCAAGGGGGTCGACGAGACGCTGGCGGCGTTCCTCGCCGCCGAGGTCGACTCGCTCACCGAGATCGACGCAGCGATGGGTGGCTTCGCCGCAACGGCACGCGACTGCGTGCTGGCCGGCGGCAAGCGGGTCCGCCCGACCTTCGCGTACTGGGGCTGGCGGGGGGTGGTGGGCGGCGGCGAGCCGCTGCCCACGGTGCTGCCCGCGTTCGCCGCGCTGGAACTGCTGCACACCTTCGCCCTGGTGCACGACGACGTGATGGACGCCTCCGACACCCGGCGCGGCCTGCCCACCGCGCACCGGGCCGCCGCCGCGCGGCACCGCGCCGCCGGGCACTCCGGCGACCCGGACCGGTTCGGCGAGGCGGTGGCCGTGCTCATCGGCGACCTCTGCATGGTCTGGGCGGACCGGCTGCTCAGTCACGCCACCCTGCCGGCGGCCCGGCTGTTCGAGGTACGCCGCTGCTACGACCGGATGCGGATCGAGACGGTCGCCGGGCAGTACCTCGACGTGCTCGGCGAGAACGACGCGGCGAACTGGTCGGTGGACCGGGCGCTGCGGGTGGCCCGCTACAAGACCGCCAGCTACACCGTCCAGCGACCGCTGCTCTTCGGCGCGTGCCTGGCCGGGGTCGAGGCCGACGCGCCGCTGATCGCCGCCTACACCCGCTACGGCCTGGCCGTGGGCGAGGCGTTCCAACTCTGCGACGACCTGCTCGGCGTCTACGGCGACCCGGCGACCACCGGCAAGCCGGCCGGCGACGACCTGCGTACCGGCAAGCCGACCGCGCTGCTGATGCTGGCCCGGCAGCTCGCCAGCCCGGGACAGCGGCGGGCGCTGGACCGCGCCGGCACGGCGACCGGGGCCCGTGAGGTGGCCCGGCTGGCCGAGGTGGTCGCCGACACCGGCGCGGTCACCCGGGTCGAACGGATGATCTCCGACCGGGTGGCCGAGGCGCTGACCGCGCTCGACACCGCGTCGATCGACGAGACGGCGCGCACCGCGCTGACCGGACTCGCCACCGCCGCCACCAAGCGGCGGGCATGA
- a CDS encoding phytoene/squalene synthase family protein → MDTDLTAAYARCQELHKRHGRTYYLATRLLPAWKRRHVHALYGFTRYADEIVDRTEDLPPAERAARLDEWSSRFVAGLHGEPVDDPLLPAVLHTIAVFDLDRDDFASFLRSMAMDLTVMSYPTYDDLLDYMEGSAAVIGTMMLPILGSSDPAAAREPARQLGFAFQLTNFIRDVSEDLDRGRTYLPDEDLAKFDVTREDLLAAKAQGRTTGKIRELIEYEVSRAQAHYAAAAPGIGLLSPASQACMRTAYALYGGILDAVAAQDYDVFVRRALVPQRRRMAVAARALLTPSGSPVALPGPAPVRR, encoded by the coding sequence GTGGACACCGATCTCACCGCGGCCTATGCCCGCTGTCAGGAGCTGCACAAACGGCACGGGCGCACCTACTATCTCGCCACCCGGCTGCTCCCCGCTTGGAAACGGCGGCATGTGCACGCCTTGTACGGATTCACGCGCTACGCCGACGAGATCGTCGACCGCACCGAGGACCTCCCGCCGGCCGAGCGTGCGGCCCGGCTCGACGAGTGGTCGTCCCGCTTCGTCGCCGGCCTGCACGGCGAACCGGTCGACGACCCGCTGCTCCCCGCCGTGCTGCACACCATCGCCGTCTTCGACCTGGACCGGGACGACTTCGCGTCGTTCCTGCGCAGCATGGCGATGGACCTGACCGTCATGTCGTACCCGACCTACGACGACCTGCTCGACTACATGGAGGGTTCGGCGGCGGTGATCGGCACCATGATGCTGCCGATCCTCGGCAGCTCCGACCCGGCCGCCGCCCGCGAGCCGGCCCGCCAGCTCGGCTTCGCCTTCCAGCTCACCAACTTCATCCGCGACGTCTCCGAGGACCTCGACCGGGGTCGCACCTACCTGCCCGACGAGGACCTGGCGAAGTTCGACGTGACCCGCGAGGACCTGCTCGCGGCGAAGGCGCAGGGTCGCACCACCGGCAAGATCCGCGAGCTGATCGAGTACGAGGTGAGCCGCGCCCAGGCCCACTACGCGGCCGCCGCGCCCGGGATCGGACTGCTCAGCCCCGCCTCGCAGGCGTGCATGCGCACCGCGTACGCGCTCTACGGCGGCATCCTCGACGCCGTCGCCGCGCAGGACTACGACGTCTTCGTCCGCCGGGCGCTGGTGCCCCAGCGCCGCCGGATGGCGGTGGCCGCCCGCGCCCTGCTCACCCCGTCCGGCAGCCCGGTCGCCCTGCCCGGACCGGCGCCGGTGCGCCGATGA